In Bacillus cereus ATCC 14579, a single window of DNA contains:
- a CDS encoding CGNR zinc finger domain-containing protein — MNQNAPNELEYIREFLNTWRIPNDTREPIDLLQTEEDIKLFMKEYFDEEFPFHTIEELRGFREDIRMTIEGEGSLQKWLEKYPFHVHIKDDMKGITYEPVYEENVYTKVLSIVLMSIQENVWGRLKACPDCRWVFYDHSRNGSKRWCGMYAGEEGGRACGTIAKVKNYRAKRKGRSGYDM, encoded by the coding sequence TTGAATCAAAACGCTCCAAATGAACTAGAATATATTCGGGAATTTTTAAATACATGGAGAATACCAAACGATACGAGAGAGCCAATTGATTTGCTGCAAACAGAAGAAGACATAAAGCTTTTTATGAAAGAATATTTTGATGAAGAGTTTCCATTTCATACGATAGAGGAATTAAGAGGTTTTCGAGAAGATATTCGGATGACAATTGAAGGCGAAGGATCATTGCAAAAATGGTTAGAGAAATACCCATTTCATGTACATATAAAGGATGATATGAAAGGTATTACATATGAACCGGTATATGAAGAGAATGTGTATACAAAAGTGTTAAGCATTGTGTTAATGTCAATTCAAGAAAATGTATGGGGAAGGTTAAAAGCATGTCCAGATTGTCGCTGGGTATTTTATGATCATTCGCGAAATGGAAGTAAAAGATGGTGCGGTATGTATGCTGGAGAAGAAGGAGGAAGAGCATGCGGTACGATTGCGAAAGTGAAAAACTACCGGGCGAAGAGAAAAGGGCGATCTGGTTATGATATGTAA
- a CDS encoding tryptophan--tRNA ligase produces MSEKIMLTGIKPTGYPHLGNYIGAIKPALQMSKNNEGRALYFIADYHALNAVHDSEKFSSYTKEVAATWLSLGLGEDVVFYRQTEVPEILELAWILACLTPKGLMNRAHAYKAKVEQNKEAGLEVDAGVNMGLYTYPILMAADILLFQATHVPVGKDQIQHIEIARDIATYFNHTFGTTFTLPEYVVQEEGAILPGLDGRKMSKSYGNVIPLFAEQEKLRKLIFKIKTDSSLPNEPKELETLFMIYKEFATEDEVQSLREKYETGIGWGDVKKELFRVVDHELAGPREKYAMYMNEPDLLYEALENGAEKARAIAKINLAEIKKRIGFERER; encoded by the coding sequence GTGAGTGAAAAAATAATGTTAACAGGAATTAAGCCGACAGGTTATCCACATTTAGGAAATTATATTGGTGCGATTAAACCTGCATTACAAATGTCAAAGAATAATGAAGGAAGAGCATTGTACTTTATAGCTGATTATCATGCATTAAATGCTGTGCATGATTCAGAAAAGTTCAGCAGTTATACGAAAGAGGTAGCAGCTACTTGGTTATCGCTTGGACTTGGGGAAGATGTTGTTTTTTATCGGCAAACAGAAGTACCGGAAATTCTAGAATTAGCTTGGATTTTAGCCTGCCTAACTCCGAAAGGTCTTATGAACCGTGCTCATGCGTATAAAGCGAAGGTGGAGCAAAATAAAGAAGCAGGGTTAGAGGTCGATGCGGGAGTGAATATGGGGTTATACACGTACCCGATTTTAATGGCAGCTGACATATTATTATTTCAAGCTACTCATGTACCAGTTGGAAAAGACCAAATTCAGCATATTGAAATTGCGCGTGATATTGCGACGTATTTTAATCATACATTTGGCACGACATTTACACTACCGGAGTATGTAGTGCAAGAAGAAGGAGCTATTTTACCTGGTCTTGATGGAAGGAAGATGAGTAAAAGTTACGGAAATGTAATCCCATTATTTGCAGAGCAAGAAAAACTTCGAAAGTTAATATTTAAAATCAAAACAGACTCTTCACTTCCAAATGAACCGAAAGAATTAGAAACATTATTTATGATATATAAAGAGTTTGCGACAGAAGACGAAGTACAGTCATTACGTGAAAAATATGAGACTGGAATCGGATGGGGCGATGTGAAAAAAGAGTTGTTTCGCGTTGTAGATCATGAGTTAGCTGGACCTCGTGAAAAGTACGCAATGTATATGAATGAGCCGGATTTATTATATGAAGCATTAGAAAACGGTGCTGAGAAGGCACGCGCTATTGCGAAGATAAATTTAGCAGAAATTAAAAAACGGATTGGATTTGAGAGGGAACGTTAA
- a CDS encoding collagen-like protein produces MRHHRKCKKFGVALPLPLIGTTGPTGNSGPIGPTGGHEGPVGPTGVTGPTGATGPQGPQGIRGIQGPRGTTGAQGIQGVIGDTGEQGITGPTGLQGAQGLIGNQGLIGDIGVQGLEGIQGATGPAGSQGIQGIQGIQGEIGERGQTGAQGMQGERGVTGVSGVTGPQGPQGVQGIKGEQGAIGIQGEDGFQGIQGITGEEGPQGAQGIQGEVGPTGSTGMQGAQGISGIKGITGAIGLQGPQGVQGIQGITGATGFQGIKGIRGITGATGSIGTQGSEGPPGGPTGVTGPIGPSSGVTGPAGPPGPPGGPTGPTGATGSTGVSGGIGPIGGQGVQGITGPTGHQGVRGAQGAQGVVGAVGVQGAQGPQGNQGITGPTGAEGSQGIQGPLGVTGPTGAEGPKGIQGIQGVIGPTGAQGMVGIQGIAGPVGVTGAEGAQGAQGIRGATGPAGAQGIQGVQGIQGETGAAGTQGPQGVQGIQGTTGLTGTQGAQGPQGVQGIIGPTGAIGLQGPQGLQGITGPTGAQGVQGIQGVQGIIGPTGAQGIRGPQGNTGEIGITGPQGVQGAQGSQGPQGPQGNVGITGATGETGATGATGATGPQGVQGVQGITGIQGITGTAGNTGATSSQGIQGIQGVQGLQGPTGASGVTGASGSIGPVGAQGSQGPSGVVGPTGATGSAGSIGFFGIAGATGATGLPSGGGYFFSTSTSTIAANALIPINSGSTVFGSDVSLTNATTVTLSTPGIYLVSYYFQGDPTAGNETISVRLTLNGTQVAGSFIFYVTGGTFILEPAVSNTMVIEVTFSNATLSLQNGPLAIGHVTTLSGVITASLNVLKIV; encoded by the coding sequence GTGCGTCATCATAGAAAGTGCAAAAAATTTGGAGTGGCACTGCCTCTTCCGCTTATAGGAACAACGGGTCCGACAGGTAATAGTGGTCCAATCGGTCCAACTGGAGGGCATGAAGGTCCTGTTGGTCCTACAGGGGTGACTGGACCGACGGGAGCAACTGGGCCCCAAGGTCCTCAAGGTATCAGGGGGATACAAGGTCCCCGAGGGACAACAGGAGCACAAGGAATACAAGGAGTTATTGGTGATACAGGAGAGCAAGGTATAACTGGCCCAACTGGTCTCCAAGGTGCTCAAGGATTAATCGGAAACCAAGGTCTAATTGGTGATATTGGAGTACAAGGATTAGAAGGAATACAAGGAGCTACGGGTCCTGCTGGTAGTCAAGGAATACAAGGTATACAAGGAATACAAGGGGAAATAGGTGAGCGAGGACAAACAGGGGCACAAGGAATGCAGGGAGAAAGAGGCGTAACTGGAGTCTCGGGTGTAACTGGTCCACAAGGCCCTCAAGGTGTTCAAGGAATAAAAGGAGAGCAAGGGGCTATTGGTATACAAGGAGAAGACGGCTTCCAAGGTATACAAGGAATTACTGGAGAGGAAGGCCCGCAAGGAGCTCAAGGAATACAAGGGGAAGTGGGTCCAACTGGTTCTACTGGAATGCAAGGTGCCCAAGGTATAAGTGGAATAAAGGGGATAACAGGTGCAATAGGTTTACAAGGACCACAAGGTGTGCAAGGAATACAAGGTATAACGGGAGCAACAGGTTTTCAAGGGATAAAAGGAATAAGAGGTATAACGGGAGCGACAGGTAGTATTGGTACTCAAGGCTCAGAAGGACCACCGGGCGGTCCGACGGGAGTGACCGGTCCAATTGGCCCTTCTAGTGGGGTGACTGGACCAGCTGGCCCACCGGGTCCACCAGGAGGTCCAACAGGTCCAACGGGTGCGACCGGTTCAACAGGTGTAAGCGGAGGGATAGGTCCAATTGGAGGGCAAGGTGTGCAAGGTATAACCGGTCCAACAGGTCATCAAGGTGTAAGGGGAGCGCAAGGTGCCCAAGGTGTAGTTGGAGCAGTTGGAGTACAAGGAGCACAAGGTCCTCAAGGTAACCAAGGTATAACAGGTCCAACGGGTGCAGAAGGTTCTCAAGGAATACAAGGTCCGCTGGGAGTAACTGGTCCAACTGGTGCAGAAGGTCCTAAAGGTATTCAAGGTATTCAAGGTGTGATAGGTCCAACAGGTGCACAAGGAATGGTGGGAATACAAGGGATAGCTGGTCCAGTTGGTGTTACAGGAGCGGAAGGAGCTCAAGGAGCACAAGGAATCCGAGGAGCAACCGGCCCAGCTGGAGCACAAGGAATCCAAGGCGTACAAGGAATTCAAGGGGAAACAGGAGCAGCTGGAACACAAGGTCCTCAAGGTGTTCAAGGGATACAAGGGACTACCGGATTGACAGGTACACAAGGTGCCCAAGGTCCTCAAGGAGTGCAAGGAATAATAGGACCGACTGGAGCTATCGGTTTGCAAGGTCCTCAAGGATTACAAGGAATAACGGGTCCAACAGGAGCGCAAGGAGTGCAAGGAATACAAGGTGTGCAAGGAATTATCGGTCCAACAGGTGCACAAGGAATTAGAGGCCCCCAAGGAAATACAGGGGAAATTGGTATAACAGGACCTCAAGGAGTCCAAGGAGCGCAAGGTAGTCAAGGGCCCCAAGGTCCACAAGGAAATGTTGGAATTACAGGTGCAACGGGTGAAACTGGGGCAACTGGAGCAACCGGGGCAACTGGACCACAAGGTGTGCAAGGAGTTCAAGGGATTACGGGAATACAAGGAATAACGGGAACGGCAGGTAATACAGGTGCAACGAGTTCGCAAGGAATACAAGGTATACAAGGAGTTCAAGGTTTGCAAGGCCCAACTGGAGCAAGTGGGGTGACAGGTGCTAGTGGTAGTATAGGCCCAGTTGGAGCACAAGGTAGTCAGGGCCCAAGTGGCGTGGTGGGACCGACAGGAGCAACTGGTAGTGCAGGTTCAATAGGTTTCTTTGGAATAGCGGGAGCGACAGGAGCGACTGGTTTACCTAGTGGGGGCGGTTATTTCTTTTCTACTTCAACGAGTACAATTGCAGCGAATGCGTTAATACCAATTAATTCTGGATCTACAGTTTTTGGTTCTGATGTCAGTTTAACAAATGCAACAACTGTAACGTTAAGTACGCCGGGAATTTATTTAGTAAGCTATTATTTTCAAGGTGATCCAACGGCCGGAAATGAAACAATTTCAGTGAGGCTTACTTTAAATGGAACACAAGTCGCAGGGAGTTTTATTTTTTATGTTACAGGAGGTACTTTTATATTAGAACCAGCAGTTTCGAATACGATGGTCATTGAAGTTACTTTTTCAAATGCAACTTTGTCTTTACAAAATGGTCCGTTAGCTATCGGGCATGTAACGACATTATCTGGTGTGATAACAGCTAGTTTAAATGTATTAAAAATAGTTTGA
- a CDS encoding GlsB/YeaQ/YmgE family stress response membrane protein, translating to MGWIITLIVGAIIGAIASSITGKNFPGGMFGNIIAGLLGASLGGRLFGSFGPSFGGIHVVPALLGAIVLILIVSFVVKAAKK from the coding sequence ATGGGATGGATTATCACATTAATAGTTGGTGCTATTATAGGTGCAATTGCTAGTTCTATAACAGGTAAAAATTTCCCAGGTGGTATGTTCGGAAATATTATCGCAGGTTTATTAGGTGCTTCGTTAGGTGGTAGATTATTTGGATCCTTTGGGCCATCATTTGGTGGGATTCATGTCGTGCCGGCATTATTAGGTGCAATCGTGTTAATTCTTATTGTATCATTTGTAGTGAAAGCTGCAAAGAAATAG
- a CDS encoding NUDIX hydrolase: MGYIEDMRNLVGNHPLILIGSHAIILNEKDEVLLQLRTDFNRWGIIGGALEYNETLEDALKREVFEETGLIIKNPELFRTYSGPDFFQIYPNGDQVHGVLVVYICREFHGELVCDHTESKELRFFSLDELPNNLPPVIEKIITDYLKK; encoded by the coding sequence ATGGGTTATATTGAAGATATGAGAAATCTAGTAGGAAATCATCCACTTATTCTAATAGGATCACACGCCATTATATTAAATGAAAAAGATGAAGTATTGCTGCAGCTCCGTACAGATTTTAACCGCTGGGGCATTATTGGCGGTGCCTTAGAATATAACGAAACGTTAGAAGATGCTTTAAAACGAGAAGTGTTTGAAGAAACTGGACTTATTATTAAAAATCCAGAACTATTCCGTACATACTCAGGACCAGATTTCTTTCAAATCTATCCAAATGGCGATCAAGTACACGGTGTACTCGTTGTTTATATTTGCCGCGAATTCCACGGTGAGCTTGTATGCGACCATACGGAATCGAAAGAACTACGCTTCTTTTCACTTGATGAATTACCTAATAATCTTCCTCCTGTTATCGAGAAGATTATTACAGATTATCTAAAAAAATAA
- a CDS encoding AI-2E family transporter — translation MEKINIRKRDKLRKFFREQNYLAVLLGFALLFINILLLTKISFVFTPFIVFLKTIFFPVLLAGVLFYILHPFVSLLEKKGVSRIVSIASIYLIVLGLFVFLVVTVIPIIKDQIDALIDNLPYFGHEIEQAARRFGESNLLGKIQENLNINVANMVKEYTVDFTKSLSSVTGNVTGFLSTVTEVVLTFVMVPFILFYLLKDGEQLPNHFLKFISEQRQPAAMRILDDMHYAISSYIRGQIIVSLFIGIMLLIGYLIIGIKYAVLLAILAMIVNIVPYVGPIIAITPALIIAFIDSPAMVLKVIIVMMVVQLAEGKFISPQVMGKKLDIHPITIIFIILTAGNLFGIMGIILAIPGYAILKVLVTHGYRFVKLNT, via the coding sequence TTGGAGAAAATAAATATAAGAAAAAGAGATAAGTTAAGAAAGTTTTTTAGAGAACAAAATTATTTGGCGGTATTACTTGGATTTGCGTTATTGTTCATTAATATTTTATTGCTAACAAAAATATCATTTGTTTTTACACCGTTTATCGTATTTTTAAAAACAATTTTCTTCCCAGTACTATTAGCAGGCGTGCTATTTTATATTTTGCATCCATTCGTTTCGCTTTTAGAAAAGAAAGGTGTTTCAAGAATCGTATCGATAGCTTCCATATATTTAATCGTACTAGGATTATTTGTATTTTTAGTTGTAACGGTTATCCCTATTATTAAAGATCAAATTGATGCATTAATTGATAACTTACCGTATTTTGGCCATGAGATTGAACAAGCAGCACGTAGATTCGGGGAAAGTAATTTACTCGGTAAAATTCAGGAGAATTTAAATATTAATGTTGCGAATATGGTAAAAGAATACACAGTTGATTTTACAAAGTCATTATCATCAGTAACTGGGAATGTAACTGGATTTTTGAGTACTGTTACAGAGGTTGTTTTGACATTTGTAATGGTTCCATTTATATTGTTCTATCTTTTAAAAGATGGTGAGCAATTGCCGAATCACTTTTTAAAGTTTATTTCAGAGCAAAGACAACCAGCAGCAATGAGAATACTAGATGATATGCATTATGCGATTAGCTCGTATATTAGAGGTCAAATTATCGTCAGCTTATTTATCGGTATTATGCTATTAATTGGTTATCTTATTATTGGTATTAAATATGCGGTATTACTTGCGATTTTAGCGATGATTGTAAATATCGTTCCGTACGTAGGACCAATTATCGCGATTACACCAGCGTTAATTATCGCATTTATCGACTCGCCAGCAATGGTGTTAAAAGTAATTATCGTTATGATGGTTGTACAATTAGCAGAAGGTAAATTTATTTCTCCGCAAGTTATGGGTAAAAAGTTAGATATTCATCCGATTACTATCATTTTTATCATTTTAACTGCCGGAAACTTATTCGGGATTATGGGGATTATTTTAGCGATTCCAGGATATGCGATATTGAAAGTATTAGTTACGCACGGTTATAGATTTGTTAAGTTGAATACGTGA
- a CDS encoding GNAT family N-acetyltransferase, with translation MILKLNSTSFEVATSILQVQIPAYKVEADYLNSTAIPRLYDTVNDIQNCVETFYGYFSENKLVGFISFVQEEKLIDIHRLVVSPNFFQKGIATKLLIYIFNMFPSSMAYIVQTGKANTPAITLYKKHGFITVSDTILPDGMILTQLKKTEYTK, from the coding sequence ATGATTCTTAAGTTAAATTCCACTTCTTTTGAAGTAGCAACATCCATTTTACAGGTTCAAATTCCAGCTTATAAAGTTGAAGCAGACTACTTAAATAGTACTGCCATACCTCGTTTATATGATACTGTAAACGATATTCAAAATTGCGTTGAAACATTCTATGGATATTTTTCTGAAAATAAACTTGTCGGTTTTATTTCTTTTGTACAAGAAGAAAAACTAATCGATATCCACAGGTTAGTTGTATCGCCCAATTTTTTTCAAAAAGGAATCGCAACGAAACTCCTAATTTATATATTTAACATGTTTCCCTCTTCAATGGCATACATTGTACAAACAGGTAAAGCGAATACCCCTGCTATTACTTTATATAAAAAACACGGATTCATTACAGTATCAGATACAATACTTCCTGACGGTATGATTCTTACGCAATTAAAAAAGACAGAATACACAAAATAA
- a CDS encoding BC_3345 family exosporium-associated protein — protein MLVKNQDKCSKFQAPIPFPPPGITGPTGPTGPTGALGGPTGPQGIQGVQGPIGPTGPQGIQGVQGMQGENGPTGPTGLTGPQGSQGNQGPMGERGPQGIQGVQGIQGERGPTGPTGIQGIQGIPGPIGPTGPTGIQGIQGMQGEIGPTGPTGIQGIQGVQGEIGPTGPTGNTGIQGVQGNLGGSGLQGVTGIQGIQGPIGPTGPTGSQGIQGEQGPMGPQGETGVQGLQGPQGEMGQVGPTGIQGIQGVQGVIGPTGPTGLQGDPGPTGPTGATGITGPTGSATGPTGATGPTGPPGGPTGPTGPAGSPGGPTGPTGATGATGATGATGATGIQGVQGIQGPTGATGVTGLQGVQGPMGATGPTGDQGIQGPQGIQGVTGPTGPQGLQGIQGPVGATGPTGPQGVQGAQGPIGPTGPQGLQGIQGEQGVRGATGPTGLQGLQGIQGPSGPTGPQGVQGVQGPSGITGPTGPQGIQGIQGPQGSIGPTGPQGIQGVQGPQGPTGQTGATGPQGIQGIQGPIGPTGPQGIQGIQGVQGPQGPTGQAGPQGLQGITGQAGPTGPTGATGPTGATGPQGPQGIQGPQGATGQAGATGQTGATGPQGPQGIQGPQGVTGQAGATGPTGATGPQGIQGIQGPQGVTGATGATGATGVTGATGPTGIQGIQGITGATGVTGITGPTGATGPTGLTGATGSSAISTGGGYFFSTSTSTIAANANIPINSGSTVYGTGVSLTSATTVTVTTPGIYLVSYYFQGDANGGNETVSVRLLLNGTQLTGSFIQNVTTSTVVIEPAISNTLLVNVTSANSTLILQNGPLGVGHVTTIAGAITASLNVVRIL, from the coding sequence ATGCTTGTGAAGAATCAAGATAAGTGTAGTAAGTTTCAAGCACCTATTCCTTTTCCACCGCCAGGTATTACGGGGCCCACTGGTCCAACCGGTCCAACTGGTGCTTTAGGTGGACCAACTGGACCGCAAGGAATACAAGGCGTACAAGGTCCAATCGGTCCAACCGGCCCACAAGGAATACAAGGAGTGCAAGGGATGCAAGGAGAAAATGGTCCAACCGGCCCAACTGGTTTAACTGGACCACAAGGTTCTCAAGGTAATCAAGGACCTATGGGAGAACGAGGCCCACAGGGAATACAAGGTGTTCAAGGAATACAAGGAGAAAGAGGTCCGACTGGTCCAACTGGTATTCAAGGGATACAAGGAATTCCTGGCCCAATCGGTCCGACCGGTCCAACAGGAATACAAGGCATACAAGGAATGCAAGGAGAAATCGGTCCAACCGGCCCAACAGGAATACAAGGCATACAAGGAGTGCAAGGGGAAATTGGTCCGACTGGACCAACTGGAAATACTGGTATACAAGGTGTGCAAGGTAATTTAGGAGGTAGTGGTTTACAAGGTGTAACCGGAATACAAGGAATACAGGGTCCGATTGGTCCAACAGGGCCAACTGGTTCTCAAGGAATTCAAGGGGAGCAAGGACCAATGGGTCCACAAGGGGAAACTGGTGTTCAAGGTTTACAAGGTCCCCAGGGAGAAATGGGGCAAGTAGGTCCAACAGGAATACAAGGAATACAAGGAGTGCAAGGTGTAATCGGTCCGACTGGTCCAACCGGTTTACAAGGTGATCCAGGTCCAACCGGCCCAACAGGAGCCACTGGGATAACTGGTCCGACAGGTTCTGCAACTGGCCCGACTGGAGCAACCGGTCCAACTGGTCCACCAGGAGGTCCAACTGGTCCAACCGGTCCAGCAGGATCACCAGGGGGTCCAACTGGTCCGACTGGAGCAACAGGGGCAACAGGAGCGACCGGAGCAACAGGAGCGACTGGAATTCAAGGGGTACAAGGAATACAGGGACCGACCGGAGCAACTGGTGTAACAGGTTTGCAAGGAGTACAGGGACCGATGGGGGCAACGGGTCCAACGGGTGATCAAGGCATTCAAGGTCCACAAGGGATACAAGGAGTAACCGGTCCGACTGGTCCGCAAGGTCTACAAGGAATCCAGGGACCGGTAGGAGCAACCGGTCCGACTGGTCCACAAGGAGTGCAAGGGGCACAGGGTCCAATCGGTCCAACCGGCCCTCAAGGTCTACAAGGCATACAAGGTGAGCAAGGAGTAAGGGGAGCGACCGGTCCAACTGGTTTACAGGGGCTACAAGGAATCCAAGGTCCGAGTGGTCCAACCGGTCCTCAAGGAGTGCAAGGCGTACAAGGTCCGAGTGGCATAACCGGTCCAACTGGTCCTCAAGGAATACAAGGTATTCAGGGACCACAAGGAAGTATAGGCCCAACCGGTCCTCAAGGAATACAAGGAGTGCAAGGTCCACAAGGCCCAACCGGCCAGACGGGAGCAACGGGTCCTCAAGGAATTCAGGGAATACAAGGTCCAATTGGTCCAACCGGCCCCCAAGGAATTCAGGGGATACAAGGCGTGCAAGGTCCACAAGGCCCAACTGGTCAGGCAGGCCCTCAAGGTCTACAAGGAATAACTGGCCAGGCGGGCCCAACTGGTCCAACAGGAGCAACCGGACCTACTGGTGCAACGGGTCCCCAAGGTCCTCAAGGAATTCAAGGACCACAAGGAGCAACGGGGCAGGCGGGAGCAACCGGCCAGACGGGAGCAACGGGTCCTCAAGGTCCACAAGGAATCCAAGGTCCACAAGGGGTAACGGGGCAGGCGGGAGCGACCGGCCCTACGGGAGCAACAGGTCCACAAGGAATCCAAGGAATCCAAGGTCCACAAGGTGTGACGGGAGCAACCGGAGCAACCGGAGCGACTGGAGTGACTGGTGCAACAGGACCGACCGGAATACAAGGCATACAAGGAATAACTGGAGCAACAGGGGTAACGGGGATAACGGGCCCAACAGGTGCCACGGGTCCAACAGGCTTAACTGGAGCAACAGGATCATCTGCTATATCGACAGGTGGCGGATATTTCTTTTCTACATCAACAAGCACAATTGCAGCAAATGCCAACATCCCAATTAATTCTGGATCCACTGTATATGGAACTGGTGTATCTTTAACTAGTGCTACGACAGTCACAGTAACGACGCCAGGAATATATTTAGTAAGCTACTATTTTCAAGGGGATGCAAATGGTGGGAATGAGACAGTATCTGTTAGATTGCTATTAAATGGAACGCAACTAACAGGGAGTTTTATACAAAACGTAACGACATCAACTGTAGTAATCGAACCAGCCATTTCAAATACACTTCTTGTGAATGTGACGAGTGCCAATTCAACATTAATATTACAAAATGGCCCGTTAGGTGTAGGGCATGTGACTACTATAGCAGGTGCGATTACAGCAAGCTTAAATGTAGTGAGAATTTTATAA
- a CDS encoding 1-deoxy-D-xylulose-5-phosphate reductoisomerase, with the protein MVKYISILGSTGSIGTSALDVVSAHPEHFKIVGLTANYNIDLLEQQIKTFQPRIVSVATKDLADKLRTRISANTKITHGTDGFIAVATHPDSNLVLSSVVGVSGLLPTIEALKAKKDIAIANKETLVAAGHIVTELAKQNGCRLIPVDSEHSAIFQCLKGENNKEIEKLIVTASGGAFRDKTRDEMQTLQAKDALKHPNWLMGAKLTIDSATLMNKGFEVMEARWLFDIPYKKINVMIHKESIIHSLVEFIDGSVMAQLGAPDMRMPIQYAFHYPTRLPSSYEKLNLLEIGSLHFEKPDLEKFPCLQYAYECGKIGGTTPAVLNAANEIANALFLKNEIAFFDIEKTIYKTVEAHHNVKDPSLDAILEADQWARQYANELLIKKR; encoded by the coding sequence ATGGTAAAATATATATCAATTTTAGGTTCAACAGGATCCATCGGCACATCTGCATTAGATGTCGTTTCAGCTCATCCTGAACATTTTAAAATCGTCGGTTTAACCGCAAATTATAATATCGATCTTCTTGAGCAACAAATCAAAACGTTTCAACCTCGTATTGTAAGCGTTGCGACAAAAGACTTAGCAGACAAGCTTCGTACGCGTATTTCAGCAAATACAAAAATCACACACGGGACTGATGGCTTCATTGCAGTAGCTACTCACCCTGATTCAAATCTTGTATTAAGCTCTGTTGTAGGTGTTTCAGGATTACTTCCAACAATTGAAGCATTAAAAGCGAAGAAAGATATCGCTATTGCTAATAAAGAAACTTTGGTTGCAGCTGGACATATCGTAACTGAACTAGCGAAACAAAACGGATGTCGCTTAATTCCAGTAGATAGTGAGCATTCAGCTATTTTCCAATGTTTAAAAGGAGAAAATAATAAAGAGATTGAGAAGTTAATTGTAACAGCTTCCGGTGGTGCTTTCCGTGATAAAACACGTGATGAAATGCAAACATTACAAGCAAAAGATGCTTTAAAGCACCCAAACTGGTTAATGGGTGCAAAACTAACGATTGATTCTGCCACATTAATGAATAAAGGGTTCGAAGTAATGGAAGCGAGATGGCTATTTGATATTCCATATAAAAAAATTAATGTAATGATTCATAAAGAAAGTATCATTCATTCTTTAGTAGAATTTATTGATGGATCAGTTATGGCACAGCTCGGTGCTCCTGATATGAGAATGCCGATTCAATATGCGTTTCACTATCCTACTCGGCTACCTTCTTCCTATGAAAAATTAAATTTATTAGAAATCGGTAGTTTACATTTTGAAAAACCAGATTTAGAGAAGTTCCCTTGTCTACAATACGCATATGAATGTGGCAAAATCGGTGGTACTACTCCCGCTGTATTAAATGCAGCAAATGAAATTGCGAATGCGCTATTCTTAAAAAATGAAATTGCCTTTTTCGATATTGAAAAAACAATTTACAAAACAGTTGAAGCTCATCATAACGTAAAAGATCCTTCACTAGATGCTATATTAGAAGCGGATCAATGGGCACGCCAATATGCAAATGAATTGTTAATAAAAAAGCGCTAA